In a single window of the Candidatus Neomarinimicrobiota bacterium genome:
- a CDS encoding TetR/AcrR family transcriptional regulator has product MTDASQIIDVMPLDGLSRKERRRIEDRHDILEAATALFAEKGFEKTTLDDIASAAGFGKGTLYTHFENKGDILRNILQRGFQMLVDAVQEAIEAPRDPVGKLRTTILTILSFFESNKTLFHIFYTERRRLMSRSSEASRNEFLEIFRKIIGLLEQIFDEGIASGSFRRVDSRNAAYLVLGAVNSQVHCWMEDGASGPLKDKAAFLEEALLTGLGKS; this is encoded by the coding sequence ATGACTGATGCGTCTCAAATTATTGACGTGATGCCATTGGACGGCCTATCTCGGAAAGAAAGGAGGAGGATTGAAGACCGGCACGATATTCTTGAGGCGGCCACAGCCCTCTTCGCCGAAAAGGGGTTTGAAAAGACCACCTTGGATGACATTGCATCGGCCGCCGGGTTTGGCAAGGGTACCCTATACACCCACTTTGAGAACAAGGGCGACATCCTGCGGAACATCCTCCAGCGAGGATTTCAGATGCTGGTAGACGCCGTCCAGGAGGCGATCGAGGCTCCCCGCGACCCGGTAGGCAAGCTGCGGACGACCATCCTGACCATCCTCTCTTTTTTCGAATCCAACAAAACGCTTTTCCACATTTTTTATACTGAGCGGCGTCGGCTCATGTCCCGCTCCAGTGAGGCCTCGCGCAATGAATTTTTGGAAATTTTTCGGAAGATTATCGGGCTACTGGAGCAAATATTCGATGAGGGCATCGCCTCGGGCTCCTTCCGCCGGGTGGATTCCCGGAATGCAGCTTATCTGGTTCTGGGCGCCGTCAATTCCCAGGTTCACTGCTGGATGGAGGACGGAGCCAGTGGGCCGCTGAAGGACAAGGCGGCTTTTTTGGAAGAAGCACTGCTCA